Proteins encoded by one window of uncultured Draconibacterium sp.:
- a CDS encoding phosphoglycerate kinase: MQTISSYDFKGKRALIRVDFNVPLNDKFEITDDTRMRAALPTIKKIIEGGGSPIIMSHLGRPKNGPEEKFSLKPLVNHLSELLGGATVKIAPDCIGDEVKAMAEDVKPGEVLILENLRFYKEETAGDEEFAAKLAENGDCWVNDAFGTAHRAHASTAIIAKFFPNDKMFGYLIESEVKSLDKVVKEPQRPLTAIMGGAKVSSKITIIENMLDKVDNLILGGGMTYTFVKANGGKVGSSICEDDFIETAKNIEKLAKEKGVNLVIATDVVAADDFSNDANTKICPANEIEDGWQGLDAGPKSVAKMKEVIENSGTILWNGPVGVFEMETFSAGTKAVGAAIVEATKKGAFSLVGGGDSVAAVNQFGIAPGVSYISTAGGALLEYLEGKTLPGVAAVRGE; this comes from the coding sequence ATGCAAACTATTAGCAGCTATGACTTTAAAGGAAAGAGAGCTCTTATCCGCGTTGATTTTAACGTGCCTTTAAACGACAAATTTGAGATTACCGACGATACACGTATGCGTGCAGCACTTCCTACAATTAAGAAAATTATTGAAGGTGGTGGTTCACCAATCATCATGTCGCACCTTGGCCGTCCGAAAAATGGTCCGGAGGAAAAATTCTCGCTGAAACCGTTGGTAAATCACTTGAGCGAGCTGCTTGGTGGTGCTACTGTAAAAATTGCTCCTGATTGTATTGGCGACGAAGTAAAAGCAATGGCAGAGGATGTAAAACCAGGTGAAGTTCTTATTCTTGAAAACCTGCGTTTTTACAAAGAAGAAACTGCCGGCGACGAGGAGTTTGCTGCTAAACTGGCTGAAAACGGCGACTGCTGGGTGAACGATGCTTTTGGTACAGCTCACCGTGCGCACGCTTCAACAGCTATTATTGCTAAGTTTTTCCCGAACGACAAAATGTTTGGTTACCTGATTGAGAGCGAAGTTAAAAGCCTTGACAAAGTAGTTAAAGAACCACAGCGTCCGTTAACTGCAATTATGGGTGGTGCTAAAGTTTCGTCTAAAATTACCATTATCGAAAACATGTTGGATAAAGTAGACAACCTGATTCTTGGTGGTGGAATGACTTACACTTTTGTGAAAGCGAACGGCGGAAAAGTAGGTAGCTCAATTTGCGAAGACGACTTCATCGAGACTGCAAAAAATATTGAAAAACTAGCCAAAGAAAAAGGTGTTAACCTGGTTATTGCAACCGATGTTGTTGCTGCTGATGACTTTAGCAACGACGCAAACACTAAAATTTGTCCTGCAAACGAAATTGAAGACGGATGGCAAGGCTTGGATGCCGGCCCTAAAAGTGTTGCAAAAATGAAGGAAGTAATTGAAAACTCGGGTACAATTCTATGGAATGGCCCTGTTGGTGTTTTCGAAATGGAAACTTTCTCTGCAGGGACAAAAGCAGTTGGTGCTGCTATTGTTGAAGCAACTAAAAAAGGTGCTTTCTCGCTTGTTGGTGGTGGCGACTCGGTAGCTGCTGTTAACCAGTTCGGTATTGCTCCGGGAGTATCGTACATTTCTACTGCAGGTGGCGCATTGCTGGAATACCTTGAAGGAAAAACACTTCCTGGTGTTGCTGCTGTTCGTGGCGAATAA
- a CDS encoding DUF2892 domain-containing protein, with product MKGNVGSVDRLLRIIAGLIIAIVGVIFDSWWGLIGIVPLATGLFKFCPLYVPLKISTTEKE from the coding sequence ATGAAAGGTAATGTTGGATCGGTTGACAGACTTTTACGAATTATTGCAGGATTAATTATTGCCATTGTTGGTGTTATTTTCGACAGCTGGTGGGGATTAATTGGTATTGTTCCGTTAGCAACCGGACTTTTCAAATTCTGCCCGTTATACGTTCCTTTAAAAATTTCTACAACGGAAAAGGAATAG
- a CDS encoding glycoside hydrolase family 2 protein, translated as MNAINRWPLLAIFALLFSVACTTNESGPNLMIQKELNTNWTFNQVGEDEWLPATVPGTVHTDLLANEKIEDPFYRLNELDQQWIDKVDWEYKSMFTVDKSILNRDKVVLDFEGLDTYADVSVNGEKVLSADNMFREWQVDVKDLLKEGDNEIHIVFRSPIVEGLKKYDANGFVYPGGENDQAERGEVEGNKRVSIYTRKAGYHFGWDWGPRLVTSGIWKPVYLKAWDVATIENLQIVQHEVSDEKATFTAVFEVDAVKKANATITINNDGQALASSEVSLTPGVNKYSVDFEIANPQLWWTNGLGEAHLYDLSGVLDIKGRTVSEDTRIGIRTLELVREKDDDGTSFYFKLNGHPVFMKGANYIPNDMFLPRVTDENYRKVVANAKDANNNMLRIWGGGIYENDIFYDLCDENGILVWQDFMFACAMFPNNPEFLESIKYEAIDNVKRLRNHPSIALWCGNNEILTAWNTWGWKALAEKEGEDVPEKVWQAYVDIFHKTLPDVVNEYDPSRSYWGSSPSSGLGVQADLVNGDEHYWGVWWGKEPFSTYATHLARFMSEYGFQSFPDMATVRKYTEPEDYDIYSEVMESHQRSSIGNGTIEYYMLQEYKKPKDFESFLYVNHVLQADGIKFGLEGHRRAMPFCMGSLYWQINDVWPVASWSSTDYYQKWKALQYYVKKGFSQVLVSPYEEGIKFKVGIVNDNLEPIQAELRMQMVDFDGQVIWEEAHLVDIPANSSDDYFDVNKNEWRYKYRRNLKNVVFTTELVANGEVLSKNNYYFLPFKNLSVKAPQVEYAITKADNGFDIALKTDKLAKNLFMEIGDEDGFFSDNYLDLLPNEKVSINLKTDISEEKLNEVLTIRTLDDAF; from the coding sequence ATGAATGCAATTAACCGCTGGCCGCTCTTGGCCATTTTTGCGCTGCTCTTTTCGGTAGCTTGTACAACTAATGAATCTGGCCCCAACCTTATGATACAAAAAGAATTAAATACCAACTGGACTTTCAACCAGGTAGGTGAAGACGAATGGTTACCCGCAACAGTTCCGGGAACAGTTCACACCGATTTGTTGGCCAACGAAAAAATTGAAGATCCGTTTTATCGTTTGAATGAATTGGATCAGCAATGGATCGACAAAGTTGACTGGGAATACAAAAGCATGTTCACAGTTGACAAATCAATTCTAAACCGCGATAAAGTTGTTCTCGATTTTGAAGGACTCGACACTTATGCCGATGTATCAGTAAACGGTGAAAAAGTACTTTCGGCCGATAACATGTTTCGCGAGTGGCAGGTTGATGTAAAAGACCTGTTAAAAGAAGGCGATAACGAAATCCACATTGTTTTTCGCTCGCCAATTGTTGAAGGCTTGAAAAAATACGATGCCAACGGCTTTGTTTACCCGGGCGGCGAAAACGACCAGGCCGAACGTGGTGAGGTTGAAGGTAATAAACGCGTGAGTATTTACACCCGCAAAGCCGGTTATCATTTTGGTTGGGACTGGGGACCACGTTTGGTAACCAGCGGTATCTGGAAACCGGTTTATCTGAAAGCATGGGACGTTGCAACCATCGAAAACCTGCAAATTGTTCAGCACGAAGTGTCGGATGAAAAAGCAACATTTACAGCAGTTTTCGAGGTGGATGCCGTAAAAAAAGCAAACGCTACAATTACAATTAATAACGACGGACAAGCTCTTGCATCAAGCGAAGTTAGTTTGACTCCGGGCGTAAATAAATACTCGGTTGATTTTGAAATTGCCAATCCGCAACTTTGGTGGACCAACGGTTTAGGAGAAGCACATTTATACGACCTTTCGGGCGTTTTGGACATTAAAGGCCGCACAGTCTCTGAGGATACCCGCATCGGAATTCGTACCCTTGAACTGGTTCGTGAAAAAGACGACGATGGCACTTCGTTCTATTTCAAACTGAACGGACACCCGGTATTTATGAAAGGTGCCAATTACATTCCGAACGATATGTTCCTGCCGCGTGTTACCGACGAAAATTACCGCAAAGTGGTTGCCAATGCCAAAGATGCCAACAACAACATGTTGCGTATCTGGGGTGGAGGTATCTACGAAAACGATATTTTCTACGACCTCTGTGACGAAAACGGGATTCTGGTATGGCAGGATTTTATGTTTGCCTGTGCAATGTTCCCCAACAATCCGGAGTTTCTTGAAAGCATCAAATACGAAGCAATCGACAATGTAAAACGTTTGCGCAATCACCCAAGTATTGCACTGTGGTGCGGAAACAACGAAATCCTTACCGCCTGGAACACCTGGGGATGGAAAGCTCTGGCTGAAAAAGAGGGCGAAGATGTACCCGAGAAAGTTTGGCAGGCTTATGTTGATATTTTCCATAAAACACTGCCCGATGTAGTAAACGAATACGATCCTTCGCGTAGTTACTGGGGCTCTAGTCCATCGTCGGGTCTTGGTGTACAGGCCGATCTTGTAAATGGCGACGAACACTACTGGGGTGTTTGGTGGGGCAAAGAACCGTTCAGCACCTACGCAACACATCTGGCGCGTTTTATGAGTGAATACGGTTTCCAGAGTTTCCCTGATATGGCAACCGTGCGTAAATACACCGAGCCGGAAGATTACGATATTTACTCGGAAGTGATGGAGTCGCACCAGCGCTCATCGATCGGCAACGGAACCATCGAATATTACATGCTTCAGGAATACAAAAAGCCAAAAGATTTTGAGTCGTTCCTGTATGTAAACCACGTGTTACAAGCCGATGGAATTAAATTCGGACTGGAAGGTCACCGACGTGCAATGCCGTTCTGCATGGGAAGTTTATACTGGCAAATTAACGATGTTTGGCCGGTGGCTTCGTGGAGTTCAACCGATTACTACCAAAAATGGAAAGCCCTGCAATACTACGTGAAAAAAGGTTTTAGCCAGGTTTTGGTGAGCCCCTACGAAGAAGGAATTAAGTTTAAAGTGGGCATTGTTAACGACAACCTTGAGCCAATACAAGCCGAGCTACGTATGCAAATGGTTGATTTCGACGGACAAGTGATTTGGGAAGAAGCTCACCTGGTTGATATTCCGGCCAACTCGAGCGACGACTATTTCGATGTAAACAAAAACGAGTGGCGTTACAAATACAGAAGAAATCTGAAAAATGTTGTTTTCACCACCGAGCTGGTTGCAAATGGCGAAGTACTTTCGAAAAACAATTACTACTTCCTGCCATTTAAAAACCTGAGTGTTAAAGCTCCACAGGTTGAATATGCCATTACCAAAGCCGATAACGGTTTTGACATTGCTTTGAAAACCGACAAGCTGGCTAAAAACCTGTTCATGGAAATTGGTGACGAAGATGGTTTCTTCTCTGACAATTACTTAGATCTGCTGCCAAACGAAAAAGTATCGATCAATTTAAAAACCGATATTTCGGAAGAAAAGCTAAATGAAGTACTGACCATCCGTACTTTGGATGATGCTTTTTAA
- the kbl gene encoding glycine C-acetyltransferase, which produces MYGKIKNDLRNTLEELKEQGLYKSERIITTSQSSEIAVSTGESVLNFCANNYLGLANNPEVVKAAQDIMNDWGFGLSSVRFICGTQSIHKQLEEKVSEFLGTEDTILYCACFDANGGVFEPLLGADSAIISDELNHASIIDGVRLCKAQRFRYKHSDMAELEQCLKDASGAKYRLIVTDGVFSMDGDIANLPDIVKLAKKYDALVMVDDSHATGYIGKTGRGTAEHYDLLGEIDIITTTFGKAMGGGNGGCTSGRREIIDMLRQRSRPYLFSNTLAPATVGATMKVIEMLSGGADLPAKTMANADRFRTKMEAAGFDLVKGDTAIVPVMVYDEPLAIKFADKLLKEGVYVIGFCFPVVPRGKARIRVQLSAAHSFEEIDRAVEAFTKVGKELGII; this is translated from the coding sequence ATGTACGGAAAAATTAAGAACGACCTAAGAAACACGCTTGAAGAATTAAAAGAGCAGGGATTATATAAAAGTGAACGTATCATTACGACTTCGCAAAGTTCTGAAATTGCAGTGTCGACCGGCGAGTCGGTGCTGAATTTTTGTGCCAACAATTACCTCGGCCTGGCCAACAATCCGGAGGTGGTTAAAGCTGCGCAGGACATTATGAACGATTGGGGATTCGGACTTTCTTCGGTACGCTTTATTTGCGGAACACAATCTATTCACAAGCAGCTGGAAGAAAAGGTTTCTGAGTTTTTGGGAACTGAAGACACGATTTTATACTGTGCCTGTTTTGATGCCAACGGTGGAGTTTTTGAACCCCTTTTAGGTGCTGATTCGGCGATTATTTCTGATGAGTTAAACCATGCATCGATTATCGACGGAGTGCGTTTGTGTAAAGCGCAGCGTTTCCGTTACAAACACTCAGATATGGCTGAGTTGGAGCAGTGTTTGAAAGATGCATCGGGAGCGAAATACCGTTTAATTGTAACCGACGGAGTTTTCTCGATGGATGGAGATATTGCCAACTTGCCCGACATTGTTAAGCTGGCCAAAAAATACGATGCACTGGTAATGGTTGACGATTCGCACGCTACCGGTTACATCGGAAAAACCGGTCGTGGTACTGCGGAACATTACGATTTGTTGGGTGAAATTGATATTATAACCACCACATTCGGAAAAGCTATGGGGGGTGGAAATGGCGGTTGTACATCTGGTCGTCGCGAGATTATTGACATGTTACGTCAACGTTCGCGTCCGTATTTATTCTCGAATACTTTGGCGCCGGCAACAGTTGGGGCAACTATGAAAGTTATCGAAATGCTTTCGGGTGGAGCTGATCTGCCTGCCAAAACAATGGCAAATGCCGACCGTTTCAGAACAAAAATGGAAGCCGCCGGTTTCGACCTCGTAAAAGGCGATACTGCTATTGTTCCGGTGATGGTTTACGATGAGCCACTGGCCATTAAATTCGCCGACAAACTGTTAAAAGAAGGCGTTTATGTTATCGGATTCTGTTTCCCGGTAGTTCCCCGCGGAAAAGCACGGATTCGTGTTCAGCTTTCGGCAGCACACTCGTTCGAGGAAATCGACAGGGCTGTTGAAGCGTTCACTAAGGTTGGTAAAGAATTGGGTATTATTTAA
- the gltX gene encoding glutamate--tRNA ligase: MSDKKVRVRFAPSPTGPLHMGGVRTALFNYLFAKKHGGEFILRIEDTDQTRFVPGAENYITESLNWCGLTPVEGPGIGGDFGPYRQSERKELYKKYADQLVESGWAYYAFDTPEEIDALRKEAEANKETFSYGIGTRDNLNNSLKLSAEEVQQKIAAGEAYVIRFKMPADTDVSEDDLIRGNVTFNTTKSLDDKVLFKSDGMPTYHLANVVDDHLMEISHVIRGEEWLPSMPLHVLLYKALGWEETKPRFAHLPLILKPVGKGKLSKRDGDKLGFPVFPLLWTDPKTGNISRGYREDGYFPEAFINLLALLGWNPGTEQEFFSLEELGEIFSLERVVKSGSRFDPEKAKWFNKHYFQEKSIDELAVLFKPVLAEKGVEASDEKVKVVVAEIKERCEFVSELWDQSSYFFVAPTDYDAKTVKKRWKENTPAQLTEIVNVFETVENWKGDAIKEVFSAFMTEKEWGFGAIMNPLRLALVGGNMGPDLFVICELLGKDESITRVKTAIERI; this comes from the coding sequence ATGAGCGACAAAAAAGTACGGGTACGATTTGCCCCAAGTCCAACCGGGCCATTGCATATGGGCGGCGTGCGAACAGCTTTATTTAATTACCTGTTTGCAAAGAAACACGGTGGCGAATTTATACTCCGAATTGAAGATACCGACCAAACCCGTTTTGTTCCGGGTGCCGAAAATTATATTACTGAAAGCCTGAACTGGTGCGGATTAACACCGGTTGAAGGCCCAGGAATTGGTGGCGATTTTGGCCCTTACCGTCAGAGTGAGCGGAAAGAGTTGTATAAAAAATATGCCGATCAGCTGGTAGAAAGCGGCTGGGCGTATTATGCTTTTGACACTCCGGAAGAAATTGATGCGTTACGCAAAGAGGCTGAAGCCAATAAGGAAACTTTCTCGTACGGAATTGGAACACGCGACAACCTGAATAACTCGCTCAAATTATCAGCAGAAGAGGTTCAGCAAAAAATAGCAGCAGGCGAAGCTTATGTAATTCGTTTTAAAATGCCTGCTGATACCGACGTTTCGGAAGACGATCTGATTCGTGGTAACGTAACTTTTAACACCACAAAAAGTCTCGACGACAAGGTGCTATTTAAATCGGACGGAATGCCAACTTACCACCTGGCTAATGTGGTTGACGATCATTTGATGGAGATCTCGCACGTTATTCGTGGCGAAGAGTGGTTACCATCGATGCCGCTGCACGTTTTATTATACAAAGCTTTGGGCTGGGAAGAAACCAAACCACGATTCGCCCACCTTCCGTTGATTTTAAAACCCGTTGGAAAGGGTAAACTCAGCAAACGCGATGGCGACAAATTGGGATTCCCGGTGTTTCCACTGTTGTGGACTGATCCAAAAACCGGGAACATTTCCCGTGGATACCGCGAAGACGGTTATTTCCCCGAGGCTTTTATTAACCTGCTGGCGTTATTGGGTTGGAATCCGGGAACAGAACAGGAATTCTTCTCGCTGGAAGAACTGGGAGAAATCTTCAGCCTTGAGCGCGTAGTGAAATCGGGATCACGTTTTGATCCGGAAAAAGCCAAATGGTTCAACAAACATTATTTCCAGGAGAAATCTATAGACGAACTTGCTGTATTATTCAAACCTGTACTTGCTGAAAAAGGAGTGGAAGCTTCAGATGAAAAAGTAAAAGTAGTAGTTGCCGAGATTAAAGAACGTTGCGAATTTGTTTCTGAGCTGTGGGATCAGAGCAGTTACTTTTTTGTGGCTCCGACTGATTACGATGCTAAAACCGTAAAAAAACGCTGGAAAGAAAATACTCCGGCCCAGTTGACTGAAATCGTAAACGTTTTTGAAACCGTTGAAAACTGGAAAGGTGATGCAATAAAAGAAGTATTCTCGGCTTTTATGACGGAAAAAGAATGGGGATTTGGTGCCATTATGAATCCGCTGCGCCTTGCACTTGTTGGTGGCAATATGGGACCCGATTTGTTTGTTATTTGTGAACTACTGGGCAAAGACGAAAGCATTACCCGCGTAAAAACAGCTATTGAAAGGATTTAA
- the ileS gene encoding isoleucine--tRNA ligase: protein MSNKFQEYKQLDLAQINKDVLARWENDDTFHKSISTREGHETFVFYEGPPSANGMPGIHHVMARAIKDIFCRYKTMKGFRVHRKAGWDTHGLPVELSVEKALNITKDDIGKKITVEEYSNACRKEVMKYTREWEELTRKMGYWVNMDDPYITYENQYIESVWWLLKQIYNKGLLYKGYTIQPYSPAAGTGLSSHELNQPGCYRDVKDTTAIAQFKATRNEKSEFLFEGVETDLYFLAWTTTPWTLPSNTALCVGPKIKYVKVRSFNPYTGDPVTLILAKDLFPVYFNSKNAELAMEDYKPGDKKIPYKVLAEYTGEELKGIQYEQLIDWVKPEGKAFEVITGDFVTIEDGTGIVHIAPTFGADDDRVAKQHGISPLVVLDTEGKRQALVDKKGRFYPTIDLDPEFVEKYVNTETYHEFAGRSVKNEYDDKLEEDASTVDVDIAVMLKQQNKAFKIEKHVHSYPHCWRTDKPVLYYPLDSWFIKSTAVKDKMVELNNTINWKPKSTGTGRFGNWLENLVDWNLSRSRFWGTPLPIWRTEDSSEEICIGSMEELMTEIDKAVEAGFMTENPFAEFKVGDYNKANYEKIDLHKSHVDNIILVSPSGQKMEREADLIDVWFDSGAMPFAQRHYPFEWKENFKDVFPADFIAEGVDQTRGWFFTLHAIATMIDESVAFKNIISNGLVLDKNGVKMSKRLGNAVDPFETIDKYGSDPLRWYMITNAQPWDNLKFDIDGVEEVKRKFFGTLYNTYNFFALYANVDGFKYAEEEIPMEQRPEIDRWIISLLNSLIKEVGDSYENYEPTRAGRAISEFVTENLSNWFVRLSRKRYWGGEYSADKISAYQTLYTCLEVVAKLMSPIAPFYADLLYNDLNKATGKAENQSVHLVDFPAYTEELIDKDLEEKMAIAQKASSMILALRRKEKLKVRQPLAKIMVPVLNPHFKEQFEAVSNIILAEVNVKEVEFLTDTAGVIKKKIKPNFKALGPKYGKMMKQIAGAVNQLDQDAISAFEGTGEYELTVGDEKIMLSLDDVEIQTEDIPGWTVATEGQMTIALDINLTDELKQEGIAREFINKIQNLRKESDFEVTDRINLRIAKHEEYNVAVENYKDYICVQTLADSLELVENTDSEKANEVEIDKDVTAKIEIEKVV from the coding sequence ATGAGTAATAAATTTCAGGAATATAAGCAGTTAGATTTAGCACAGATAAACAAGGATGTGCTTGCACGTTGGGAGAATGACGATACCTTTCATAAAAGTATTTCAACCCGCGAAGGGCACGAAACATTTGTATTTTACGAAGGACCGCCATCGGCAAACGGAATGCCGGGTATTCACCACGTGATGGCGCGTGCCATAAAAGATATTTTTTGTCGCTACAAAACCATGAAAGGTTTTCGTGTTCACCGTAAAGCGGGTTGGGACACACATGGTTTGCCGGTGGAATTGAGCGTTGAAAAAGCGCTGAACATTACAAAAGACGATATAGGTAAAAAAATTACCGTTGAAGAATATAGCAATGCCTGCCGTAAAGAGGTGATGAAATACACCCGCGAGTGGGAGGAACTGACCCGTAAAATGGGTTACTGGGTAAATATGGACGATCCGTATATTACTTACGAAAACCAATATATTGAGTCGGTTTGGTGGTTGCTGAAACAAATTTATAACAAAGGCTTGTTGTACAAAGGCTACACCATTCAGCCTTATTCGCCGGCAGCCGGAACAGGTTTGAGCTCGCACGAATTGAACCAGCCGGGTTGTTACCGCGATGTAAAAGATACAACCGCAATTGCCCAGTTTAAAGCCACACGAAACGAAAAATCAGAGTTCCTTTTCGAAGGAGTAGAAACCGATTTGTACTTCCTGGCCTGGACAACAACTCCATGGACATTGCCATCGAACACGGCTTTGTGTGTGGGGCCAAAAATCAAATATGTAAAAGTTCGTTCCTTTAATCCATACACCGGCGATCCGGTTACGTTGATTCTGGCGAAAGACTTGTTCCCTGTTTATTTCAATTCGAAAAATGCCGAGCTGGCAATGGAAGATTATAAACCGGGCGACAAAAAAATACCTTATAAAGTGCTTGCCGAATATACCGGCGAGGAGTTAAAAGGCATTCAGTACGAACAGTTGATTGATTGGGTAAAACCTGAAGGCAAAGCTTTTGAAGTTATTACCGGTGATTTTGTGACCATTGAAGACGGTACCGGAATCGTACACATTGCGCCTACTTTTGGTGCCGATGACGACCGCGTTGCCAAACAACACGGAATTTCGCCGCTGGTAGTCTTAGATACCGAAGGAAAACGTCAGGCTTTGGTAGATAAAAAAGGACGTTTTTACCCAACTATCGATCTCGATCCGGAGTTTGTTGAAAAGTATGTAAATACAGAAACTTATCACGAGTTTGCCGGCCGTTCGGTGAAGAATGAATACGACGATAAACTGGAAGAAGATGCTTCAACCGTTGACGTTGACATTGCCGTAATGCTGAAACAGCAGAACAAGGCTTTTAAAATTGAGAAACACGTTCACAGTTATCCGCACTGCTGGCGCACCGACAAACCGGTATTGTATTATCCGCTTGATTCGTGGTTCATCAAATCAACCGCGGTGAAGGACAAAATGGTGGAGCTAAACAATACCATTAACTGGAAACCAAAATCAACAGGAACCGGTCGCTTCGGAAACTGGCTGGAAAACCTGGTGGATTGGAACCTTAGCCGTTCGCGTTTCTGGGGAACCCCGCTGCCAATTTGGAGAACAGAAGATAGTTCGGAAGAGATTTGTATCGGTTCGATGGAAGAACTGATGACAGAAATAGATAAAGCGGTTGAAGCCGGATTTATGACAGAAAATCCATTTGCCGAGTTTAAGGTTGGCGATTACAATAAAGCTAACTATGAAAAAATCGATCTGCACAAATCGCATGTCGATAATATTATTCTGGTTTCACCATCAGGACAAAAAATGGAGCGCGAAGCTGACCTGATTGATGTTTGGTTCGATTCAGGTGCGATGCCTTTTGCGCAACGTCATTATCCTTTCGAGTGGAAAGAGAATTTCAAAGATGTGTTCCCGGCTGATTTTATTGCCGAAGGTGTTGACCAGACACGTGGTTGGTTCTTCACATTGCATGCAATCGCGACAATGATCGATGAATCGGTAGCATTCAAAAATATTATCTCAAACGGACTGGTACTGGATAAAAACGGCGTGAAAATGTCGAAACGTCTGGGTAATGCTGTCGATCCGTTCGAAACTATCGATAAATACGGTTCCGATCCACTGCGCTGGTACATGATTACCAATGCACAGCCCTGGGATAACCTGAAATTTGATATCGACGGTGTTGAAGAAGTAAAACGTAAGTTCTTCGGAACACTATACAATACCTACAATTTCTTTGCATTGTATGCCAATGTTGATGGCTTTAAATATGCAGAAGAAGAAATTCCGATGGAACAACGTCCGGAGATCGATCGTTGGATCATTTCGTTACTGAACTCGCTGATTAAAGAAGTGGGCGACAGTTACGAAAATTACGAGCCAACACGTGCTGGTCGTGCCATTTCGGAGTTTGTAACCGAGAACCTGAGTAACTGGTTCGTACGTTTAAGCCGCAAACGTTACTGGGGTGGCGAATATTCTGCCGACAAGATTTCTGCTTACCAAACGCTGTACACATGTTTGGAGGTTGTGGCCAAATTAATGTCGCCAATTGCGCCGTTTTATGCCGACCTGCTTTACAACGACTTGAATAAAGCAACAGGTAAAGCTGAAAATCAGAGCGTACACTTAGTCGATTTCCCGGCTTACACCGAGGAATTGATCGACAAAGACCTCGAAGAAAAAATGGCCATTGCGCAAAAAGCTTCTTCTATGATTTTGGCACTGCGCCGTAAAGAGAAGTTGAAAGTACGCCAGCCGCTTGCTAAAATTATGGTTCCGGTATTAAATCCGCACTTTAAAGAGCAGTTTGAAGCGGTTTCAAATATCATTTTGGCAGAAGTTAACGTTAAAGAAGTAGAGTTCTTAACCGACACGGCCGGGGTGATCAAAAAGAAAATCAAGCCGAATTTTAAAGCGCTTGGTCCGAAGTACGGAAAAATGATGAAACAAATTGCCGGGGCAGTGAATCAACTGGATCAGGATGCGATCTCAGCTTTTGAAGGCACTGGCGAGTATGAGTTGACAGTTGGAGATGAGAAAATCATGCTGTCGTTGGACGATGTTGAAATTCAAACCGAAGATATTCCGGGATGGACGGTAGCCACCGAAGGACAGATGACAATCGCTTTGGATATTAACCTGACCGATGAGTTGAAACAAGAGGGAATTGCGCGTGAGTTTATCAACAAAATACAGAACTTACGAAAGGAAAGTGATTTTGAAGTAACCGACCGGATTAACTTGCGTATTGCAAAACACGAGGAGTACAATGTAGCGGTTGAAAACTACAAAGATTACATTTGTGTGCAAACACTTGCCGATAGTCTTGAATTGGTTGAAAATACTGACTCGGAAAAGGCAAATGAAGTGGAAATTGACAAAGATGTAACAGCCAAAATTGAGATAGAAAAGGTTGTATAA
- a CDS encoding TraR/DksA C4-type zinc finger protein — protein MGDKNRYSDEELMEFKKIILDKLEKAQEDYKMYKNSITQSDGNDISDTSPTFKVLEEGAATLSKEEAGKLAQRQLKFIQHLQAALVRIENKTYGICRDTGKLIAKERLRAVPHATLSIDAKQGK, from the coding sequence ATGGGAGACAAAAACAGATATTCGGATGAGGAGTTGATGGAATTCAAAAAAATCATTCTTGATAAACTTGAAAAAGCCCAGGAAGATTATAAAATGTACAAAAATTCCATAACTCAAAGTGATGGTAATGATATCTCAGATACATCACCCACGTTTAAAGTATTGGAAGAGGGCGCCGCTACCCTTTCTAAAGAGGAAGCCGGGAAATTAGCACAGCGCCAGTTAAAATTTATTCAGCACCTACAAGCTGCTCTTGTTCGTATCGAAAATAAAACTTACGGTATTTGTCGCGATACCGGAAAATTAATTGCCAAAGAAAGATTGCGTGCAGTTCCTCATGCAACACTTAGTATTGATGCGAAACAAGGAAAATAA